GCACATCAATGACACACCAAGACGTCTTAATAAGATGAACTGCATCAAGGAGTGTTGTATTTCTACAGGTTGTTTGGATTTCCATACTGACCACATGGACCCTCCCCAGTGAATGTACAGGAACCACACAAACAAGTAACTAAaacttggtttatttttattacaggaaaACAATAAAATTGTAATACAGTTTTTATCCAAAAGACGATTTGGCAAACATATAAACACTTAGTATTTCATTacatgatatgtgtacttatataagctgataatcataagtgaattgcattaaaaaatctaatttttaaatgaaaatgtaaatcttgtcaatttcaatgaaatggtcacccaaaggaagggaatttcagtctgaagcccaagtcagttaaaagtctgaaatgtgtataacatggtgttagaacactggcctaagtataaacgtggctttgttagatgttctctgagttaactagcatgttacctaattaactttttgtcaccaattattgttaacaggtgagggtccatgattactataaatataggtagcataggcacaagtttgtcattcctgaatgtaagggagcagaaaatggcaaaacacgctcaattaagcaaagaaaaaatacagtctgtaattactttaagaaatgaaggtcaatctttaagacaaatcgcaagaactttgcaagtgtctgtaactcctgtggccaagaccatcaaacgatttgaagaaactggtagtcatgaggaccgaacaaggtcaggcaggccaagggtgaccttagaatcaaagaacaagttcattcaagtcacaagtctgcgaaaccggcgattaactgctcctgaaatacaagctcagctaaatgctgctAGAAGCACAGACGTTTCaccatcaactgttcagaggagattgtgtgaagctggcctaactggaaggattcctgcaaagaaaccattgttaagagtgcagaataagagaaagagacttacctgggccaaaaaacaaagaaactggaagtttgaggagtggaagccggtcttatggactgatgagtcaatatttgaaatccaaccgccgagtatttgtaagatgcagagagggtgagcgcatgagttctgcatgtgtggttcccactgtcaagcattgaggaggcagtgtcatggtctggggttgctttgctggtgacagcaTTGCTATCAAAGCATACTTCAGAGTCATGCCATTTCATCAGGATCACGGTTAGTTAGGCAGTccatcattcttcagcaagaaAATGagccgaaacacacctcaaagttgtgcaagagctatctggtgaagaaggaaagtgaaggacagctcaatctaatgacctgacaagtgtactcaaacttttgactggtactctaCTCCCACAAAAAAGAGCAATCCTAATTAAAGTCTGACAGCATCCTGAGTCCACTATTGCATGGGTACTCACTTCACTGACCCTTCTATCAATAATGCAAGGTCTCTCCCAACCATTTCCCCAAGACTTCCCTGCTTCGGGAGTccatgtcacactccatggctACGATTGCAGATCAGGATGAAGGGCGCCAACGGAGCCTGAATGTCTGGCTACACAGCCGACAGTGGGGTGGGGATCCCTGTTCTTACCCAGCTGGAGGCAAACCTCGGTCTCGgccttttcctaaatatatgtactaattaccctgccAAAGAAAGAATCGCCtagctgcaaaaattagcgaGATAAattactgtcatacctattccgaccAGAAGCAGTCAAATTGACCAATACATGTAAACCTATTATGacaattaaatgttgctgtattatttgtatttatcatgtattgaagtttgattatatcagtctgcattcctcaggTGAGCGGTTTATtggcatttctattgtttcaatgagcctcctgatagcccatcaatcagccttggcAGCTCACGGcgcaggctgtctgtctgcactctggtCAAGATACAAGTCGTTCGTTTTtgtaagaaattcattgttatcaaccaggaaggcaggacattgcccagcagcactgggaaatgtatttattattatttttgattcaggtcttattttttaatgggaaaagggtaaagtcgaCGTGAATTGATGAACCATTTCCACAGTGTTTCCGGTGTTTATCGGCTctccaccaatttcatttttttttttgtgtgtgtatcaggTTTTTAtaggttaaaaccaaaaatcagaatccctaattataatatttatattgtattcagCAGGACTGGAATGCATATTTCTTTATGGGTTTGCATAAATTGAGTCAATAAGATTGTGCATAGCATTATTAACATTCTTTGTTAACTCCTCCACTGCTAGTTTAGGTTTAATACAAGTACCTACAATAGCatgctgtggcagggcagggccctgcttgtaaataatatTGGTTTGTGctattttggtggtggttggcagggatggggttaatttcctatccatgccaaaatacatgtgagaatgtggctggagctgattgacTAATgtataattaggctccagccacatggtataaaaggggaGAAAATCCTTTATTTGGAGTGAGTTGGTGTAGTGTAGTACTGTGtaactgtgtgtttctctgtgtatttgtcagtgaaggctctgcccagcctgaacagttttgctttttgtttaaacattttgttttggcccttgagccggttattttgttcctgtttattgtgtgggtgttcagaggagagaacagagcaAGACCAGcttaaaatgaaactaaatacaGGGTCAGTGAAAGCGATTGCCCGGCCTGACTTGGTTGatttttcaagatttgtttttgtttaatattagttTTGCTCGGTGAGCctatgtttcttttgttaaaatactttatttatttttgtttttttgccctgcagtaccttgtctgttattcttcctgctcctggcctgacatcacctctcagccatccctgtcacataTGCATATTCCCTACAGTTCATATCTGTTGtgtgtttaactgttttattcgTAGGAGGCTGTCCCAATGTTCCCTTTAATGGCACACATTGCCACAGCATGATTTTAATTTGCCTGTTTGTTCTTTCCACCTGCCCTGAGCATTGCAGGTGGTATGGAATGTGAAATTTGTTTCACACCCAGGAGTTGTAAGCATGACTGCACTACTAACAGGGTAGTCCCTGTTAGGAGTGCAGTTGAAACTGCAGATTACTCTGTGTTTAAACAGGGCTGGGTGTGTTTACTAGTCagggattgtagatcccaccaaagtatAGTGAGCAAGGTGAATAAGCGGGACCATTTATTAGAGTAGCAAACgtcgttttcacggcaccttttatttaatagtttttgaACTTTTTgtgtattatgtttattttgcttttagtaCACTGAGTTGTATGTACTCCatgcgttaccattgctggtagtgtcacgtgagctgttctgtctgtatgtaaataaaacatgtttgcctgcggggcgtatcaactacAACCTCCGTCTTGATGGTCTGCCTGTTACTAAGAAGCAAATACCTGGACCCACATGGTTGCCCTCTGTTTGTTTGCAAACTTTTTAAACATCCCGCTGATGCATGGGTGATGCATTTGAGCCTGTAAGGCTGGatagtgagcttcacttgcccccagagggagaccGTTTCAGAGGTGGAGTAGCATAGTCaaggaggaagggaggatggatggaggaaacaaaaaacatagaACAGAAAGGGGGAGGAGCACTAGCTTCTGCCCCTGAACCATACTGAaggttacaataataaaaaaaaacagtatttgattACTTGCCAAGGTGTAAAAACTAAGAAGAGAAAAGTTTTGGATAATGCCTTCCCATTGAATCATTACATCATATAGTCCTATTATTTTGGCTTTTTGTTAAACCACTGTTACACTACTGGTATCTGGCCAATTTGAATAGGAAAAGCTAAACTTCAGATAGCAGCCAGTTACACCATTTGACCATTCACACTACGAGAATGACAGGCAATGTGTGAGTGAAGGAGCCGATGGGAATAGTTTTATTGATTCCAGCAAATACTTTTCAGCTTGAAGATTGTACATATGCAAATCAAGAAAAATGCAGTTTGAAAAAGATAAATCATGAAAGATATTTTATTGAAAACGATCCAAGttgcaaaatatgttaaaaacTAGTATATACAAGAATGATAACATGCTATGTTAAAAGAGTCTTGAAATCAAAATCAGAAATCTTAAAATTACTTAAACATGAAGCTAAGAAGcatattaaacaggtaaaaaaggtgttttcatttgtattatgtgTAGTGTATATGggacattaaaaatacataatgtagCTTACAATACTTGCTGGGGGAACGAAATTTTAACTATATGAAACCGttaataatttgaaaatgtgCACTGCAGacaattttaaacagtgtattCAAAATGTGATGTTCTTTCCATATAGCAGCACCCTTCATGAACCATGCTTTTAATCTTAAAATCACCTCCATCAGCTGTGATGCAGTGATTACAATAATTGTGCACCAAATAACTTTATAATAACCTTTCATATGTTTTGTGTGTGGAGCGAAAGACAAAACGTTACACAAAATTTAAAGATATTTATTAACATTCAAGCAGAAACAGCTCCCATTGTGTCCTCTCTGGGAAcaactgttttcagtttaaacaatttgaaaataaactgcttgATTTCTTTAGTCCTAAAAGTATAGATTACTGGGTTTGCTAATGGAGGTAGGAGGCAATAGATGACACCCAAAGAGACACGGGCCACATCTGGCATGTAAAACCCAGCTACTAAagcaatatatacaaataatcttggaatgaaaaaaatagaaatcacaATAAGCTGTGTGCTGCATGTGTAAAATACCTTCTTCCTACCTTCTGATGTTGCGATCTTAAGTACAGTgatgattatttttaaataagaaagcagaataataaaaaatggaataATTAAGACTATGCACCCTACTATAACTGAAAACATTATATTGAAAGTTGTGTCAGTGCAAGCAAGTCTGGTGACTGAGCCATTTTCACAGTACAAATGGTTTATCTTATTAGGACCACAATAAGGAAGTACAGCAGCAAAGATAACTGGAGACAGTGGACTGATTGCTGCTAATATCCAGGCTACAGTGCACAggatttgtgcatttttattggtaaTTAAAGCAGGGTACCTTAAAGGGAAACATATTGAAACATAGCGGTCTATTGCCATCACAAGCATCATGAAAGAATCCACCGAGCcagcaaagtgtaaaaaataCATCTGGATGAAACACACATGGAATTGTATTGCATTCAAGTCAAGCAGATAAGACTGGATTAGTTTAGGGCTTATAACTGTGCTGTATATGAGATCAGACAAAGCAAGGTTACAGATAATAATATACATTGGCGTTTGTAATTTCTCTTCCTTTTTGatcacatataaaatgaaaaggttgCCAAGAAGAGTCAATAGATAGATGATAAGAAACATGACTCCGATTAACTGTGGAGCTTGTCTTACGCCAGGAAAgccaacaaaaatatattcagcaaCACTTGTGTGATTTGAGTCAGACACTATCTGCATTTTCCATCCCAATTCCATTGTATTCCAATACTCTAAAAGAGAAAGGAAATAATTAGGTCAATAAGTATGATgcctttaaaagtttaaatgacTGTTTTCtagaaatacacattaatataaataaactaaCATGAAGCAGCAGCCAGTTTATCCCATGGCATTTGTGTACTATGCTGCAATGACATACTGACTGAAGGGCATTACGGTTCATAATAAAACAACCTAGCTTTGTTTCGTAAAAGCCTGgctgtgaatgtatttttattttcatacttGTGTGCCAGCGCTGGTATACAATCACTTGTTAAGAAACTACAGAGTCCACAATACATCAAACCAGACTCAACTTTCTGCCAAATGAATACTCTGAGGCTGGCATGTGGTGTGTAAATTGTCATCCTTGTTTATGTTTAACATGATGCagtatcaacattttaaaataattttgtcctGTCTATTTGGAACAGGAGACCgtataaaaaaaggaaagtgaagTTCAATTTAGAGTTTCAAAAGACGTATTAGCAAACCTATCCATGGTAGTATATACAAAAACTACAAGTTGGTATTTCTGGTCATTTTAAAGGAGTTTTATTGACAATATATGTAATGTAAAGCACGTGGCAGAAATAGAAGCTAtctgataaatatttattttgtactgaaaaTTATCCCACACATGAGCCAGTGGGGTTGTTTAAGCAGTCAGGATTCCCATAGCAACTGAttgttttgcattgcattgtGCCGCAGTCTCAATAGACAAGCAGAAAGGAATTGAAATCCTATACAGTTAAAAGTAACATGACGACACCACAGACAGGCATAGTTAGGGATGAGATATAGACTGATCTTCAGTCTTACTTGTAGAGACACAGCCGCAGTGTCTCTCTCACCCCAGGTAAGACTGCATGTAAGGCACACTCATGAgcaagtttaaatattttgactGCAGTAAAGTAATGGTATGttgatgtttgtgtttttcttttcttctataACAGTGTACATTCTATTCTGAAGTAGCTATGATTATGGTGCTTATGCTGCTTAActtgtcttgtgtgttttgctGCCCAATTTTCTAATGCCATGTTGTTCTACATGATTCATGAGTATAGAAATACACTGAAAGTACTTACCTTTTTTCAGTTGAAAACATGAATGGGAATGTTATCCTGAAACAGAATAATAATTTATAGAAATAACTGATGCCACAtaaatttttatatcattaagcATAAATGCCTGACTGAAATCATAGAAAAAAGTTTGTGCAAATATGATTCAAATATATGATAAAGATATCATGCAGGTATCATAATACAACACAAGCAGACttcaccttttcttttttctttaatgtttatCATGAGAACCTGCCTTTACATTCATTACAAACCAGTGCCAGGATGCTAATTGGTATTTCGGTAATTCAGACTCACAGCCCAGACTGTTTTATTCACTCTGAAAATCTCCACAGAATATGAAGGTCATCATTGTTTACCTCTGATTTCACCCTCCGTGTACAGCCCTGTTGAGATTTGGTTCCTAACCCCTCCACACAGGACTCTCTCTCCAGGTACTACGTCCCTCTTGGTCTTTCTCATTATAACTGTACTTGTTCTGTCTACACTGTCACTACCtggaacatttgtattttaatgcaatGAAATGCAGCTTTGTGATACAGTTCATATCATTTATACCAGAGAATAATTGTCCACTGGGGTGTCACAGGGGAGAGTGCCCTCCATGCCAGATTTCTGCCCCAGCTGAGATATTAAATTACTCTCATTATTGTACATAAGAAATAAGCCTCACTTGAGGGATAATGGAAACACAACCTGTTGCAGGAAACCCACCTTTTTGGTTAGGttttcaaaaggctttttttgCACTGTGTGACTGGTGTGAAGAGGTGCCCTGCAAGACGTTGCCAATGCTGCCGTCCCTATTGATGGCTGATGGA
The Polyodon spathula isolate WHYD16114869_AA chromosome 9, ASM1765450v1, whole genome shotgun sequence genome window above contains:
- the LOC121321186 gene encoding olfactory receptor 10G4-like — its product is MYIIICNLALSDLIYSTVISPKLIQSYLLDLNAIQFHVCFIQMYFLHFAGSVDSFMMLVMAIDRYVSICFPLRYPALITNKNAQILCTVAWILAAISPLSPVIFAAVLPYCGPNKINHLYCENGSVTRLACTDTTFNIMFSVIVGCIVLIIPFFIILLSYLKIIITVLKIATSEGRKKVFYTCSTQLIVISIFFIPRLFVYIALVAGFYMPDVARVSLGVIYCLLPPLANPVIYTFRTKEIKQFIFKLFKLKTVVPREDTMGAVSA